From a region of the Halomonas sp. HL-93 genome:
- the argS gene encoding arginine--tRNA ligase translates to MKDTISSLLDGAVSALKHQGVLPADLQPTIKVDPTKDKSHGDYATNLALMLAKPAGMKPRELADVLVAALPASDAIQKTEIAGPGFINFFAASDAVAQIVAQVLDSGDAFGRSLIGKGQKVQVEFVSANPTGPLHVGHGRGAAIGDCLCRLLNASGYDVTREFYYNDAGAQIVNLARSVQARAKGLGPDDPSWPEDGYRGEYITDVAKDFMAGETVTADDREVTANANADDLDAIQAFAVAWLRREQDLDLKAFGVEFDVYFLESSLYADGKVDATVEKLIAAGHTYEEDGAMWLRTTDFGDDKDRVMRKREGGYTYFLPDVAYHLDKWQRGFKTVINEQGADHHSTVTRVRAGLQALEVGIPKGWPDYVLHQMVMVTRSGVEVKLSKRAGSYVTVRDLIDEVGRDATRFFLSARRADSQLTFDIDLARSQSNDNPVYYIQYAHARVCSMLRKAEAAGQPFDHPLAMANLALLDSDQERAVLNRLARYPEVVENAANNREPQQVAQYLLDLAGDFHTCYNAVKVMVDDDTLRNTRLALGLATRQVLRNGLDLMGVSAPEEM, encoded by the coding sequence ATGAAAGACACGATTAGTTCACTGCTCGACGGCGCGGTCTCCGCGCTCAAGCACCAAGGCGTGCTGCCCGCTGATCTACAGCCCACCATCAAGGTGGACCCCACCAAAGACAAATCCCACGGCGATTACGCCACCAACCTGGCGTTAATGCTCGCCAAACCGGCCGGCATGAAACCCCGCGAACTGGCGGACGTTCTGGTTGCGGCGCTGCCTGCAAGCGACGCTATCCAAAAAACCGAGATCGCCGGCCCTGGGTTTATCAACTTTTTTGCCGCCTCGGATGCCGTCGCACAAATTGTGGCTCAGGTACTCGACAGCGGCGATGCATTTGGCCGCAGCCTGATCGGCAAGGGTCAAAAAGTTCAGGTGGAGTTCGTTTCGGCCAACCCTACCGGGCCGCTTCATGTGGGTCACGGCCGGGGCGCCGCGATCGGCGATTGCCTGTGCCGCCTGCTTAATGCCAGCGGCTATGACGTGACCCGCGAGTTCTACTACAACGACGCGGGGGCGCAAATTGTCAATCTGGCGCGCTCGGTGCAAGCCCGCGCCAAGGGCCTCGGCCCCGACGATCCAAGCTGGCCGGAAGACGGCTATCGCGGCGAATACATCACCGATGTCGCCAAGGACTTCATGGCGGGTGAAACGGTCACCGCCGATGACCGAGAAGTCACCGCCAATGCCAACGCCGACGACCTTGACGCGATTCAGGCCTTTGCCGTGGCCTGGCTACGCCGCGAACAGGACCTGGACCTCAAAGCCTTTGGCGTCGAGTTCGACGTGTACTTTCTTGAATCTTCGCTATATGCCGACGGCAAGGTGGATGCCACCGTTGAGAAGCTCATCGCGGCGGGCCACACCTATGAAGAAGACGGCGCGATGTGGCTGCGCACCACCGATTTTGGCGACGATAAAGACCGCGTGATGCGCAAACGCGAAGGCGGCTACACCTATTTCCTGCCCGACGTGGCTTACCACCTCGACAAATGGCAGCGCGGTTTTAAGACGGTGATCAACGAACAGGGTGCCGACCACCATTCGACCGTGACCCGCGTGCGTGCAGGCTTGCAGGCGCTGGAAGTCGGCATTCCCAAAGGCTGGCCCGACTATGTGCTGCACCAAATGGTCATGGTGACCCGCTCAGGCGTCGAGGTAAAACTCTCCAAGCGCGCCGGTAGCTATGTCACCGTGCGCGACCTGATCGACGAAGTGGGCCGCGACGCCACGCGCTTTTTCCTGTCCGCCCGCCGCGCCGACTCACAGTTGACCTTTGATATCGACCTGGCGCGCTCGCAGTCCAACGATAATCCGGTGTATTACATCCAGTATGCCCACGCCCGGGTGTGCAGCATGCTGCGCAAGGCCGAAGCAGCCGGGCAGCCCTTCGATCACCCCCTTGCCATGGCCAATTTAGCCCTACTGGACAGCGACCAGGAACGCGCCGTGCTCAACCGTTTGGCCCGCTACCCGGAGGTGGTCGAAAATGCCGCTAACAACCGTGAACCCCAGCAGGTAGCCCAATACTTACTAGACCTCGCGGGCGATTTCCATACCTGCTATAACGCCGTCAAGGTCATGGTCGACGACGACACACTACGCAACACACGTCTGGCGCTGGGCCTGGCGACCCGCCAAGTCTTGCGCAATGGCTTGGATTTAATGGGGGTCAGCGCCCCCGAGGAGATGTAA
- a CDS encoding sensor domain-containing diguanylate cyclase gives MPQTLFNRTALSLAVIVMVGAAALLMLAPGITSLALWLLGLAQLATMRGTRPLACLLASGAFALLAPGMLSYLLPEAWLPTAAWQLLAERVLPGATLETLRAPLLTSIALQLTALALLLDLRARLGAPLLVIAAALLLGLQSIGSTLYSGFTPLLHYAATWPSLLLHATLLLAQAVYASPYWYGKRYLATSLWSTLGLVGVTLLLWQQLHLQAERTLYQRAEARVQTVTSQLSREITAHLDAMRRFARTWELQSAPPSYRQWVHQAEGYQRDFGYLINMAFITPDSGIRQVYPATPVNLSTLGLRLFDVQPAGRPALEPALRGEREGSTDIIELLQGEAGMIHYLPVNNEQQTPIGAAAMVVSFSQLADTLFERLTDTEGLIQWRDGEQILAEHGDASHPGPWAYQHRVALGDKTLTLSDQPRRQYLLSQLPRLPTLSLVLGLTFAYLVYLVIYTFKRLGHHHRAIQESNQSLQQEIKTRSKLQREVEWLARHDELTGIANRRHFLDHVNEHQNQRPLSLALFDIDHFKRVNDQLGHLVGDDYLARMAVLGEALIGHYGGIFARYGGEEFVAWLPGLDLDTAYKVADTLRLQLVGAHLAHANGEPITLSAGVVSVNDPQPLNMTLMMQTADEALYRAKREGRNRVATGRAAD, from the coding sequence ATGCCTCAAACGCTTTTCAATCGCACCGCGCTAAGTCTTGCTGTCATCGTCATGGTCGGCGCGGCAGCACTTTTGATGCTGGCACCGGGGATCACCTCCCTGGCATTGTGGTTACTGGGCCTCGCTCAACTGGCAACGATGCGTGGAACCCGGCCATTGGCATGCCTGCTCGCCTCCGGCGCCTTCGCATTACTCGCCCCAGGCATGCTCAGCTACCTGCTGCCCGAAGCCTGGCTGCCCACCGCCGCCTGGCAACTGCTGGCCGAACGCGTTTTACCGGGCGCGACGCTCGAAACACTCCGCGCACCGTTACTCACCAGCATCGCCCTACAACTGACTGCGCTGGCACTGCTGTTAGATTTACGCGCGCGGCTTGGCGCTCCATTACTGGTCATTGCGGCCGCCCTTTTGCTGGGCCTACAAAGCATTGGTTCTACCCTGTACTCTGGCTTTACCCCCTTGCTTCACTATGCAGCGACTTGGCCTTCACTACTCCTCCATGCAACGCTGCTGCTCGCCCAAGCCGTTTACGCCAGCCCTTACTGGTATGGCAAGCGCTATCTTGCCACGTCGCTATGGTCGACCCTCGGCTTAGTAGGCGTAACCCTGCTGCTTTGGCAGCAGCTCCACCTCCAGGCCGAGCGCACGCTCTACCAGCGTGCTGAAGCCCGCGTGCAAACCGTGACAAGCCAGTTGAGTCGCGAGATTACCGCCCACCTTGACGCCATGCGCCGTTTTGCGCGCACTTGGGAGCTACAATCGGCGCCACCCAGCTACCGTCAATGGGTGCATCAGGCTGAAGGATATCAACGCGACTTTGGCTACCTGATCAATATGGCCTTCATCACACCCGATAGCGGTATTCGCCAAGTCTACCCCGCCACCCCGGTTAACTTAAGCACCCTTGGGCTACGCCTTTTCGACGTGCAACCAGCAGGCCGTCCCGCGCTGGAACCGGCACTTCGCGGTGAGCGTGAAGGCAGCACCGATATTATTGAGCTGCTGCAAGGCGAAGCGGGCATGATCCACTATTTGCCCGTGAACAACGAGCAACAAACTCCGATAGGCGCAGCGGCAATGGTGGTGAGCTTTTCACAGCTGGCTGACACCCTATTTGAGCGGCTAACCGATACCGAAGGTTTGATTCAGTGGCGCGATGGCGAACAGATCCTCGCCGAACACGGAGATGCTTCGCACCCTGGTCCATGGGCGTATCAACACCGGGTAGCGCTAGGCGATAAAACACTGACGCTCTCGGACCAGCCGCGACGGCAGTACCTACTGAGCCAACTCCCCAGGCTGCCTACGTTAAGCCTCGTGCTAGGTCTGACATTCGCCTATTTGGTGTACTTGGTAATCTATACCTTTAAGCGGTTAGGCCATCATCACCGCGCCATACAGGAAAGCAATCAGTCACTTCAGCAAGAAATAAAGACCCGCAGCAAATTGCAGCGCGAGGTCGAATGGCTGGCGCGCCACGATGAGTTAACCGGCATTGCTAATCGCCGACACTTTCTCGACCATGTCAATGAGCATCAGAACCAACGGCCGCTCAGCCTGGCATTGTTTGATATCGACCATTTCAAACGCGTCAACGATCAGTTGGGACACCTGGTGGGCGACGACTACTTAGCACGCATGGCCGTGTTGGGAGAAGCCTTGATCGGGCACTACGGCGGCATTTTTGCGCGCTACGGTGGTGAGGAATTTGTCGCCTGGCTGCCTGGGTTAGACTTAGACACCGCATACAAGGTGGCTGATACGCTACGCTTGCAACTCGTTGGTGCTCATTTGGCTCATGCGAATGGCGAGCCCATCACCCTTAGCGCTGGTGTGGTCAGCGTTAACGACCCGCAACCGCTCAACATGACGCTTATGATGCAAACTGCCGATGAAGCGCTGTATCGCGCTAAACGGGAAGGCCGCAACCGAGTGGCTACCGGTCGAGCCGCTGACTAA
- the rpmE gene encoding 50S ribosomal protein L31 — MKQGIHPNYNTVTANCSCGATFEVGSTSGQGFSLDVCSNCHPFYTGKQKQATTGGRVERFNKRFGAAVKRG, encoded by the coding sequence ATGAAACAAGGTATCCATCCGAATTACAACACGGTCACCGCCAACTGTTCTTGCGGTGCTACCTTCGAGGTAGGCTCGACCTCGGGCCAGGGATTTTCTCTGGACGTGTGCTCCAACTGCCACCCTTTCTACACGGGTAAGCAGAAGCAAGCGACCACTGGTGGCCGTGTAGAGCGCTTCAACAAGCGTTTTGGCGCTGCAGTCAAGCGCGGCTAA
- a CDS encoding primosomal protein N', giving the protein MPNAVSAQVLKIALPSPLRRLFDYLPSRQAPPDGWQPGLRVRVPFGRREVVGVVVELADHSDLPQSQLRSVSEILDDAPLPADWLWLCQFTARYYQHSLGDTLAMAMPARLRQGHPMAGRTQTLWHAEGPSNDERLSRAPKQAELHALLRQHPHGLPGRAVSAHGFSRDQLLALEKKGLAHAQDITLTAPKPPSGSLLASPALPLNREQATALAALHEKLDGYHPCLLEGVTGSGKTEIYLQLIEAVAAKGKQSLVLVPEIGLTPQTLARFKSRFRVPVLALHSGLTDPERLDVWEAAASGRALIIIGTRSAIFTPLANPGAIIVDEEHDGSYKQQDGLRYHARDLAVARAHRHKIPLLLGSATPSLESLQQALAGSYRHLRLTQRPSSHPPAKLELVDMRHQRRQGGLLPPVLTAIKNTLAAGKQVLIFINRRGFAPTLACHACGWLAECGQCDARMTLHRQPPLLACHHCDSRRALPDACPQCGSGDLRALGSGTERTEETLQSLFPKTTVQRIDRDSTRRKDSFEKMLKEIQRGEPCLLVGTQMLAKGHHLPHVTLVVVVNADGGLYAADFRALEHSTQLLEQVAGRAGRAAHPGRVLVQTLHPDDPHLGQLAEHGYGALARNLLEERRLAQLPPFCFMALLRVESPKEEAALSLAQQAAQALRQWLGEAGSPVRCLGPVPAPMERRQNRYHLQVMLAADKRSQLHAATSWMVQWLEANREARRVRWSIDIDPQSLS; this is encoded by the coding sequence TTGCCCAACGCTGTTTCCGCTCAGGTGCTTAAAATTGCCTTGCCGTCGCCACTGCGGCGTCTGTTTGACTACCTGCCCAGCCGCCAAGCGCCGCCTGATGGCTGGCAGCCGGGGCTACGCGTCCGCGTCCCGTTTGGTCGTCGAGAGGTGGTCGGGGTGGTCGTTGAACTGGCCGACCACAGTGACCTGCCGCAGTCCCAACTGCGCAGCGTCAGCGAAATATTAGACGACGCCCCTCTGCCCGCCGATTGGTTATGGCTTTGCCAATTCACAGCACGCTATTACCAGCATAGCCTGGGCGACACGCTGGCCATGGCGATGCCTGCACGGCTACGCCAGGGCCACCCGATGGCGGGGCGCACGCAAACTCTTTGGCACGCAGAAGGCCCCTCCAACGATGAACGCCTGAGCCGTGCTCCCAAGCAGGCAGAGTTACACGCGCTACTGCGCCAGCACCCTCACGGATTGCCGGGCCGTGCGGTCAGCGCGCATGGTTTTAGCCGCGACCAACTGCTTGCCCTGGAAAAAAAAGGCCTCGCCCATGCCCAGGACATTACTCTTACCGCCCCCAAGCCACCCAGCGGCAGCTTATTGGCGAGCCCGGCGCTGCCACTTAATCGCGAACAAGCCACCGCGCTTGCTGCATTACACGAAAAGCTCGATGGCTATCACCCTTGCTTGCTAGAGGGCGTCACCGGCAGCGGCAAAACGGAAATTTACCTACAGCTAATTGAAGCGGTGGCCGCCAAAGGTAAGCAGTCGCTAGTACTGGTGCCGGAAATTGGCCTGACCCCACAAACGCTTGCGCGCTTTAAGAGCCGCTTTCGCGTGCCGGTTTTGGCGCTGCACTCAGGGCTCACCGACCCTGAGCGCCTGGACGTCTGGGAGGCCGCTGCCAGCGGACGGGCGCTGATCATCATTGGTACTCGCTCGGCGATTTTCACGCCGCTAGCCAACCCAGGGGCGATTATCGTCGATGAAGAACACGATGGTTCCTACAAGCAGCAGGACGGCCTGCGCTACCATGCGCGGGACTTGGCCGTCGCCCGCGCCCACCGACATAAAATTCCCTTGTTACTGGGCAGTGCAACGCCGTCCCTTGAAAGTCTGCAACAGGCACTGGCGGGGTCTTACCGCCACTTACGCTTGACCCAGCGTCCCAGCAGCCACCCACCCGCTAAACTCGAGCTGGTGGACATGCGCCACCAACGTCGTCAGGGCGGGTTATTACCACCAGTGTTAACCGCCATCAAAAACACCCTGGCTGCCGGCAAGCAGGTATTGATTTTTATCAATCGGCGAGGCTTTGCGCCAACGCTTGCCTGCCATGCCTGCGGCTGGCTGGCTGAATGCGGCCAGTGCGATGCCCGTATGACGCTGCATCGACAGCCACCGCTACTGGCCTGCCACCATTGCGACAGCCGCCGCGCCCTGCCGGACGCTTGTCCCCAATGCGGTAGCGGTGATTTACGCGCCCTGGGCAGCGGTACAGAACGTACCGAAGAAACGCTGCAAAGCCTGTTTCCCAAGACCACGGTGCAACGCATCGACCGTGATAGCACGCGGCGCAAAGACAGCTTTGAGAAAATGCTTAAAGAGATTCAACGTGGCGAGCCCTGCCTGCTGGTGGGCACGCAAATGCTTGCCAAGGGCCACCATTTGCCCCACGTAACGCTCGTAGTGGTGGTCAATGCCGACGGCGGTCTTTACGCGGCGGACTTCCGCGCCCTTGAGCACAGCACTCAGTTGCTCGAACAAGTGGCCGGCCGAGCTGGGCGGGCGGCCCACCCCGGCCGCGTGCTGGTACAAACGCTTCACCCCGATGACCCGCATCTGGGTCAGCTCGCCGAACACGGTTATGGGGCACTGGCACGTAACTTGCTGGAAGAGCGCCGCCTGGCCCAATTGCCGCCGTTTTGTTTTATGGCGCTACTGCGGGTCGAAAGTCCTAAAGAAGAGGCGGCTCTTAGCCTGGCCCAGCAGGCCGCCCAGGCACTACGCCAATGGCTAGGCGAAGCCGGCTCCCCAGTACGTTGTCTAGGGCCGGTACCCGCGCCTATGGAGCGTCGCCAAAACCGTTACCATCTGCAGGTGATGCTCGCCGCGGATAAACGCAGTCAGCTACATGCTGCGACTAGTTGGATGGTGCAATGGCTTGAAGCCAACCGCGAGGCGCGGCGGGTTCGTTGGTCAATCGACATCGACCCACAAAGTCTGTCCTAG
- the mltF gene encoding membrane-bound lytic murein transglycosylase MltF translates to MLTLICRHFIACSSHYFALTAIALLVMMPTFSFVPEGEHLEQVRQRDFITLHTRNTPFTYYEGRNGPTGFEYELMRRFADSLGVSLNIEAQHHPESILSTVRERGDLGAAALPLLPDTPGIHYTRPIINMQPLVVYRRGINGINAPSDLVELSLGTLSGAGTGKALRELQRDYPELSWRESQELEVAELLAQVENGSLDAAVIFDHQFRINRLFFPNVEHGFALGEPVSMAWAVPSGRGLGLLEAANRFIEDLQQTGMLDQLMERYFGHDDYLEYVGTRTFLAHLDARLPRYTDDFKQAAQTTGFDWKLLAALGYQESHWDPDAVSPTGVRGLMMLTHPTAEEMDIDDRRDPAQSIDGGSRYLRSLKDRLPDDITGDDRLYMALAAYNVGLGHLYDARDIAEMRDGNPNRWADVREALPLLQQREWHSKTRFGYARGGEPVIYVRNIRRYYEMIEYVERSRQQFFQLGQTPVNADPLVMFESIPSLD, encoded by the coding sequence ATGCTGACGTTGATTTGCCGACATTTTATCGCTTGCTCCAGCCATTACTTCGCGCTAACGGCCATTGCGCTGTTGGTGATGATGCCTACCTTTTCGTTTGTGCCGGAAGGCGAGCACCTGGAGCAAGTTCGTCAGCGTGACTTTATTACCCTCCATACGCGCAATACCCCCTTCACTTATTATGAAGGGCGCAACGGACCAACAGGGTTTGAGTATGAGCTCATGCGTCGGTTTGCCGATAGCTTGGGTGTCAGCCTTAACATTGAAGCCCAGCATCATCCGGAAAGCATCCTTTCCACGGTGCGCGAAAGAGGAGATTTGGGGGCTGCCGCGCTACCACTGCTCCCTGACACGCCGGGCATTCACTACACCCGCCCGATTATCAATATGCAGCCGCTCGTGGTTTACCGTCGCGGAATCAACGGCATCAATGCGCCAAGTGACTTAGTCGAACTGTCACTGGGTACGTTAAGCGGCGCCGGAACAGGCAAAGCATTACGTGAGCTTCAGCGCGATTACCCAGAATTAAGCTGGCGTGAATCCCAGGAGCTCGAAGTTGCCGAGCTACTGGCTCAGGTTGAAAACGGCAGCCTGGATGCAGCGGTGATTTTTGACCACCAGTTCCGCATTAACCGACTGTTTTTCCCTAATGTTGAGCACGGCTTCGCGTTGGGCGAACCGGTATCAATGGCGTGGGCGGTGCCCAGCGGACGCGGGCTTGGGTTGCTTGAGGCGGCCAATCGCTTTATAGAAGACCTGCAGCAGACGGGCATGCTCGACCAGCTGATGGAGCGCTACTTTGGCCACGATGATTACCTGGAATATGTCGGCACCCGAACCTTCCTTGCTCACTTGGATGCTCGGCTGCCTCGTTACACCGACGACTTCAAACAAGCCGCCCAAACCACCGGTTTCGACTGGAAGCTTCTCGCGGCGCTTGGCTACCAGGAGTCCCATTGGGACCCTGACGCCGTCTCCCCCACCGGCGTGCGCGGCTTGATGATGCTGACCCACCCTACCGCAGAGGAAATGGACATTGATGATCGCCGCGACCCCGCGCAAAGCATTGATGGCGGCTCGCGCTACCTGCGCAGCCTCAAAGACCGGCTGCCTGACGACATCACCGGTGATGACCGTCTTTACATGGCGCTGGCAGCCTATAACGTTGGCCTTGGCCACCTTTATGACGCCCGCGATATCGCCGAAATGCGCGACGGCAACCCCAACCGCTGGGCAGACGTTCGCGAGGCCCTGCCCCTGCTACAACAGCGCGAATGGCACAGCAAAACACGTTTTGGCTATGCCCGCGGCGGCGAGCCGGTGATTTACGTGCGCAATATTCGCCGTTATTACGAGATGATTGAGTATGTTGAGCGCAGCCGCCAGCAGTTTTTTCAACTAGGCCAAACGCCTGTCAACGCAGACCCGCTGGTAATGTTTGAGTCTATACCGTCGCTTGATTAA
- a CDS encoding malic enzyme-like NAD(P)-binding protein, which translates to MTDANKQAALDYHAKPIPGKLSVELTKPTATARDLALAYSPGVAEPVREIAREAENAYRYTGKGNLVAVISDGSAILGLGNLGPLASKPVMEGKGVLFKCFAGINSVDIEVDAESPQAFIDTVARIADTWGGINLEDIKAPECFEIEKALIERCRIPVFHDDQHGTAIVTAAGMLNALDIAGKAIENVKIVCMGAGAAAIACMRLLVACGASKDNLIMLDRRGVIHGDREGINEYKAEFARDTDMRTLDDAIDGADVFIGLSGPGLLSAEQVKKMAADPVIFACTNPDPEIHPDVAREARPDVIMATGRSDFPNQVNNVLGFPFIFRGALDVRATRINEAMKLAAVHALKDLAREPVPQEVLDAYERTDMQFGREYIIPTPVDVRLLARISSAVAQAAVDSGVARKPYPAHYPLGSINDVYGD; encoded by the coding sequence ATGACCGATGCAAACAAGCAGGCCGCTTTGGATTATCACGCTAAGCCGATCCCCGGTAAGCTGTCGGTGGAGTTGACCAAACCCACCGCCACAGCAAGGGATCTAGCGCTGGCGTATAGTCCTGGCGTTGCCGAGCCGGTCAGGGAGATTGCCCGTGAAGCCGAGAACGCCTACCGCTACACGGGGAAAGGGAATCTAGTCGCGGTGATTTCCGACGGCAGCGCGATTCTTGGATTAGGTAACCTTGGGCCGCTGGCTAGCAAGCCCGTGATGGAAGGCAAGGGTGTATTATTTAAGTGCTTCGCCGGGATTAACTCGGTGGATATCGAAGTTGACGCTGAAAGCCCGCAGGCGTTTATTGATACCGTGGCGCGTATTGCCGATACCTGGGGCGGTATCAATTTAGAAGATATCAAAGCGCCCGAATGTTTTGAAATTGAGAAAGCACTGATTGAGCGCTGTCGTATTCCGGTATTCCATGACGACCAGCATGGCACGGCAATTGTTACCGCTGCGGGTATGCTCAACGCACTGGATATCGCAGGCAAGGCTATCGAGAACGTGAAGATCGTTTGCATGGGGGCGGGAGCCGCCGCGATTGCCTGCATGCGTTTGCTGGTAGCCTGTGGAGCGAGCAAAGACAACCTGATTATGCTCGACCGCCGCGGGGTTATCCACGGTGACCGCGAGGGCATCAACGAATATAAAGCCGAGTTTGCGCGGGATACGGACATGCGCACCTTGGATGATGCCATCGACGGCGCCGATGTGTTTATTGGTTTGTCAGGCCCTGGGCTGCTGTCGGCGGAGCAGGTGAAGAAAATGGCGGCGGATCCGGTGATTTTTGCCTGCACTAACCCTGATCCCGAGATTCACCCTGATGTTGCCCGCGAGGCGCGGCCTGATGTCATTATGGCGACCGGCCGCTCGGATTTCCCCAACCAGGTGAACAACGTGTTGGGCTTCCCATTTATTTTTCGTGGTGCGCTCGATGTTCGCGCGACGCGCATCAATGAGGCCATGAAACTGGCGGCGGTGCATGCGCTCAAAGATCTGGCCCGCGAGCCTGTTCCCCAGGAAGTCCTGGATGCCTATGAGCGGACCGATATGCAGTTTGGTCGCGAGTATATTATCCCGACACCCGTCGATGTACGCCTGCTGGCACGTATATCCTCGGCGGTGGCCCAGGCTGCTGTGGACTCAGGGGTGGCGCGTAAGCCGTATCCAGCCCATTACCCACTCGGTTCCATCAACGACGTATATGGCGACTAG
- a CDS encoding acyl-CoA thioesterase yields the protein MADALNTLVNLLELETLEDTLFRGQSQDLGLPQLYGGQVLGQALAAASRTVPDERRPHSQHGYFLRPGDPHRPVVYQVDTIRDGGSFTTRRVTAIQKGRPIFFCSASFQSTEASFSHQRAMPEVLSPEALMESGDVKHARFPGHPIEFLHLKGNPDQAMPTGQCLWFRLAGSLPDDAALHRHLLSYASDFNLLTTSLVPHGIRFTDPQLRIASLDHALWLHEDTRLDDWLLYVIDSPWAGGARGLARGHIYQRDGLLIASTAQEGLTRYSP from the coding sequence ATGGCAGACGCGCTGAATACGCTGGTCAATTTGCTTGAGCTAGAAACTCTGGAAGACACTCTGTTTCGCGGCCAGAGCCAAGATTTAGGCTTACCCCAACTCTACGGCGGGCAGGTCCTCGGGCAGGCACTCGCCGCCGCCAGTCGTACCGTGCCCGATGAGCGCCGCCCGCATTCTCAGCACGGCTACTTTCTTCGCCCTGGTGACCCTCACCGTCCGGTGGTCTATCAGGTTGATACCATCCGCGATGGCGGCAGTTTTACCACACGCCGCGTGACAGCCATTCAAAAGGGCCGCCCGATCTTTTTCTGCAGCGCCTCGTTCCAAAGCACCGAGGCAAGCTTTAGCCATCAACGGGCGATGCCCGAAGTCCTCTCGCCCGAGGCCTTGATGGAAAGCGGTGATGTCAAGCACGCTCGCTTTCCTGGCCACCCGATCGAGTTTTTGCACCTCAAGGGTAATCCAGACCAGGCGATGCCGACGGGCCAGTGCCTGTGGTTTCGACTGGCTGGCAGTCTACCCGACGACGCCGCCCTTCACCGCCACTTGCTCTCCTACGCGTCAGACTTTAATTTGCTGACCACCAGTCTGGTACCCCACGGCATCCGCTTCACCGATCCGCAATTACGCATTGCGAGCCTTGACCATGCACTATGGCTGCATGAAGACACACGGCTGGATGATTGGCTACTGTACGTCATCGATTCACCTTGGGCGGGCGGCGCCCGTGGACTGGCGCGGGGGCATATCTACCAGCGCGATGGCCTTTTAATCGCCTCTACCGCTCAGGAAGGCCTGACACGCTATTCACCGTAA
- the tadA gene encoding tRNA adenosine(34) deaminase TadA: MRSDEFYMHRALDQARLAAEMGEVPVGAVVVDAKGQVIGAAGNAPVTSCDPSGHAEIRALRAAAQYAANYRLAGCTLFVTLEPCMMCAGAMIHARISRLVYGAPEPRTGVVESKANLLAQPWFNHAISVQGGVLAVPATKCLKAFFAARRGEADGELSQRLDR, from the coding sequence ATACGCAGCGATGAATTTTATATGCATCGGGCCCTGGACCAAGCGCGCCTAGCGGCAGAAATGGGCGAAGTGCCGGTAGGCGCGGTGGTGGTCGACGCAAAGGGCCAGGTGATTGGTGCGGCCGGCAATGCCCCCGTTACTAGTTGCGACCCCAGCGGCCATGCGGAAATTCGCGCGCTGCGCGCAGCGGCCCAGTATGCAGCTAACTATCGTCTGGCGGGCTGTACGCTATTCGTGACGCTTGAACCCTGCATGATGTGTGCCGGTGCGATGATTCACGCACGCATCAGCCGCCTTGTGTACGGTGCTCCCGAGCCGCGCACGGGGGTGGTTGAGTCCAAAGCCAACCTGCTGGCACAGCCTTGGTTTAATCATGCGATTAGCGTGCAGGGTGGCGTGCTGGCGGTACCCGCAACCAAATGTTTAAAAGCGTTTTTTGCCGCTAGGCGGGGCGAGGCTGATGGGGAGCTTAGTCAGCGGCTCGACCGGTAG